A window of Acropora muricata isolate sample 2 chromosome 6, ASM3666990v1, whole genome shotgun sequence genomic DNA:
cacacacaaaaacaacTCACGATGCGTGGTGGAGCCATGAGACGATTTACGCCCAGTCCCTTCGATGTTAGTCCTCAATACGGAGGTGCTTTGTCGATACCTGCCGTGGCAAAAATGCTACCGACCGTGTTAGCCAGTGCTGCCCCCTCCAGGAAAAACCTTAAAAGAGCAGCCATGGTCAGTAAGGGAGTAGTtggtaaaaaggttaaaaggGGGCTCAAGCGAAAAGCGCAAGGACTTGCCACCGCGTGGTCGACCGTGCAGCTGGTGCTTTGGCGAAACGTGCGAAACGAAGCGTTCCCGATCTATTGGgtgtgtaaaaaaaaaggaatgtacGTACCGATTCGTGAACGACCTCGACGTCGTCGAGGGTTACGAGGTCCACCAGGACAACGTGGTGGGAATATATTATGGATGTCGCGTGGCGTGAGACCGTATAAAAGGATACGACGTCCACGTCATGCCAAACGTTTGAAACGACGTTGAACGATGCAAGCCCACAACTTATCGGCACGGGTCATGAGCCCCGAATTGCAAGTGTTCCAAGTCCCCAAGACAGACACGTCCATGTCGGGGGTCCGGTTCACACAACTGCGACCTGTGACCAAGGGGATCAATCCGATGGAATTTTTGATCCCGGCCACCGAGACCTTCATCGATTTGAATGgaagttattttgaaatggaagTCAAGCTCCAGACCAGCACGCCCGCCAACCTGGCGTACAACACCGTCTTGTACCCCGTGACCAATTTTGCTCATTCCATGATCAAACAATTGTCCGTCCACGTCAATGGTGTGCTCTTGGAACCCCAGAcg
This region includes:
- the LOC136920997 gene encoding uncharacterized protein F54H12.2-like; the protein is MQAHNLSARVMSPELQVFQVPKTDTSMSGVRFTQLRPVTKGINPMEFLIPATETFIDLNGSYFEMEVKLQTSTPANLAYNTVLYPVTNFAHSMIKQLSVHVNGVLLEPQTDHYHYKAFFETILNNSRNDGETTLHPQGWYNDFDLPALLTANAVHKTHNDYKELTET